Genomic DNA from Phycicoccus sp. M110.8:
GCCACGTCGCGCAGGTTCACGGCCACCCGGGCCACGGCGCCCACCGCGTCTCGTGGCCGTCCGAGGGACTGCAGCCCGCGGATCCGCAGCCGCCGGCCCCCCACCTCGACCTCGTCGCCGACCCGGAGGGTGCCCTGCTCGAGCGTTCCCGTGACCACCGTCCCTGCGCCCTTGATGCTGAAGGCCCGGTCGACCCACAACCGCACCCGTGCCGCAGGGTCCGGCGTCGGCAGGCGGCCGACCAGCGCGTCCAGCTGCTCACGCAGGGCGTCCAGGCCCTCCCCGGTCCGCGCAGACACGGCGACGGCGGGGACGCGACCCAGGCTGGTGCGGGCCAGCCGCTCACCCGCGTCGGCCAGGGCCGGGCGAGGGTCCGCCAGGTCGCTGCGCGTGACGACGAGCAGTCCGTGCGACAGGCCGAGCGCGTCGACCGCGGCGAGGTGCTCGGCCGACTGGGTGCGCCAGCCCTCGTCGGCGGCGACCACGAAGACGACTGCGGGCGCCGGCCCGAGGCCGGCGAGCATGTTGCCGATGAACCTCTCGTGACCCGGCACGTCGACGAAGGCGACCTCCTCACCCGAGGGCAGCGTCGTCCACGCGTAGCCCAGGTCGATCGTGAGGCCGCGACGGTGCTCCTCCGCCCACCGGTCCGGCTCGATGCCGGTGAGCGCACGGACCAGGGTCGACTTGCCGTGGTCGACGTGCCCGGCAGTGGCGAGGACGTGCACCTGCTCTCCTCCTCGCGCGCATGCCGGGACGACTGTGGCGGAGGTGGACGGGAATCGAACCCGCCAGACCGAGATGCTCGGTCTCACCGGTTTTGAAGACCGGGGGGACCACCAGGAACCCTGACACCTCCGGGCCCCACCGTAGTCGGCGATCCTGGCCGCTGCTGCGCCGCCCGGCGTTCCCTGGGTCGTGCGAACTGCGAACCTGGGGTTCGCAGTTCCGAACCCCAGGTTCGCAGTTCGCACATGGACCTGGTTGCCGCAGCGGGGCGCGCTCCGCCCACCGGCCGCACGCGCCCAGCCGCAGGGACCGTCGGGCTGCTTGGTTGCAGAGCGCGACCTAGAGTCGAGGCCATGACCACGGCCTCGGCGCTGCGCCTCACCCAGTTCGCCCACGGCGGCGGCTGCGCCTGCAAGATCCCCCCGGGCGAGCTCGAGGACATGGTCCGCGACCTCGTCGGGGAGGGCTCGGACGACCTGCTCGTCGGTCTCGACGCCGGCGACGACGCCGCGGCCGTCTGGATCGAGGGCGACATCGCCGTCCTGGCGACCGCCGACTTCTTCACGCCTGTCGTGGACGACGCGTACGACTGGGGGCGCATCGCCGCGGCCAACGCCCTCTCGGACGTGTATGCCATGGGCGGGCGCCCGGTCGTGGCCGTGAACCTCCTCGGGTGGCCCCGCGACACCCTGCCGGTCGAGCTCGCCCGCGAGGTGCTGCGCGGTGGCCTCGACGTCGGGCGCGAGGCGGGCTGCCCGGTGGCGGGCGGCCACAGCATCGACGACCCGGAGCCCAAGTACGGCATGGCCGTCACGGGCGTTGCCGACGCGAGGCGCCTGCTGCGCAACGACGCCGCGAGGGCCGGCCAGCCGATCTCGCTCACCAAGCCGCTCGGCGTGGGAGTGCTCAACAACCGGCACAAGGCGACCGGTGAGGTGTTCGAGCACGCGATCGCCTCGATGGCCGCCCTCAACGCAGCGGCGTCCCGGGCCGCCCTCGACGCGGGGATCGAGGCGGCGACCGACGTCACCGGGTTCGGCCTGCTCGGCCACCTCTACAAGATGGCTCGCGCCTCCGGCGTGACCGCTGTCGTCGACGCGGCCGCCGTCCCCTACCTCGAGGGCGCGCGCGAGTCCCTCGCCGCCGGCTTCGTCCCAGGCGGCAGCCGGCGCAACCTCGACTGGGTGCGCCCCAGCCTGTCGGCATCCGTCGACGACGACGAGCTCGTCCTGCTCGCCGACGCCCAGACCAGCGGCGGGCTGCTGCTGGCCGGCGAGGTGCAGGGGGCGCCGGTCATCGGCGAGTTCGTGCCCCGCGGCGACGCCGTGCTGGTGGTCCGGTGACCGTCGAGGACCGGGTGGATGTCGCAGTCGGCGTCGACGCGATGCTGGCCCGGGCCCGGGCGGGGCTGCACCGGCTGACGCCGCACGCGGCATACGAGGCGGTGCAGGCCGGTGCGCTGCTCGTGGACACGCGCACCGCACCCCAGCGGGCCCGGCAGGGCGAGCTGCCCGGGGCGCTCGTCATCGACCGCACGGTGCTGGAGTGGCGCCTGGACCCGGCGAGCCCGTGGCGCATCCCGGAGGCGGGCGACCCCGCTCGGCTGGTCGTGGTGCTGTGCCGGCAGGGTTACAGCTCGAGCCTCGCCGCGGCGTCCCTGCGACAGCTCGGCCTCGACGCCACCGACGTCATCGGTGGCGTCGAAGCGTGGCTCCACGCGGGTCTGCCGACCCACGACGGGCCGGCAGACGTCCGCGAGTAGTCCAACCCGTCAGCGGGTGGTGGCCGCTGCGCGCGCTCCGTCGTGGTGCGGCTTGCGGGTGATGAGCGGGATGACCATCGCGACGATCGTGATGATCCCGATGACGGTGAAGCCCTTGGTGTAGGACTTGGTGTCGCCGATGAGGCTCGCGATGAGCAGTGGCCCGATGATGCCGCCGATGCTCCAGCCGACGAGCATGAGCCCGTAGATGGCGCCGACGTTGCGTACCCCGAAGAACCGCCCCGCGGTCGACGGCATGGTGCCGAACGCGCCGCCGTAGCAGGTGTAGATCAGTGCGGCGAGGATCGCGAAGAGTGCAGTGTTGCTGGCGTGCGGGATGAGCAGGAGGCAGACGGCCTGGATGCCGAGGATACCCAGGAACGCCGGCATCTTGCCGACGAGGTCGGACAGCCAGCCCCACAGGATGCGGCCACCGCCGTTGAAGACGGCGAGGATGCCGACAAGGCTCGCAGCCGCCGTCTTGGAGTACCCGGCGATGTCGGTGGCGCTGCCTGCCGCCACGGCGATCAGCGAGATCCCGGCGGTCACGCTCATGGTCAGGATGAGGGTGAGCAGGTACCACTGCGGTGTCCGCAGGGCCTCGTTGGTCTCGAAGTCCGGCTCACCGGACACGGGGTCGGCGGCGCTCGCCGCAGCCGGGGCGGCCGAGCGGTCGGCCGTCGCGGCTGCTGTCGCGCCCGTCGCGGCAGGAGGGTTGGCGAAGAACGTCGTCCCGATCAGCAGCGCGATGAGGTAGGCGATGCCGAGCCAGAGGAACGCCTTGGTCGGCTGCGACGGGGTGTTGTCGATGAGGGCCTGGCCGACCGGTGCGGTGATCACCGCGCCGAAGCCGAAGCCGGCGACGGCCAGCCCCGTGATGAGGCCGGGCTTGTCAGGGAACCACTTCTGCAGCATGGCGATCGGCACGATGTAGACCATGCCGAGGCCGAAGCCGCCGATGACGCCGTAGCCGAGCACCAGCAGCCAGAACATGTCCTTGTTCGTCGCGAACGACGCCAGGATCACGCCGACGCTGTAGATGATCCCGCCGGTCAGGGCGACCACGCGCGGG
This window encodes:
- a CDS encoding OFA family MFS transporter, with translation MSDSTRSTTVGSPGPAAPATSGRTHNRWVILVCAILVQLAIGSVYAWSVFAKALQEPDAFGWSKAKAAVPFSVVLGMIFIGSFVGGRLQDRRGPRVVALTGGIIYSVGVILASFATNKDMFWLLVLGYGVIGGFGLGMVYIVPIAMLQKWFPDKPGLITGLAVAGFGFGAVITAPVGQALIDNTPSQPTKAFLWLGIAYLIALLIGTTFFANPPAATGATAAATADRSAAPAAASAADPVSGEPDFETNEALRTPQWYLLTLILTMSVTAGISLIAVAAGSATDIAGYSKTAAASLVGILAVFNGGGRILWGWLSDLVGKMPAFLGILGIQAVCLLLIPHASNTALFAILAALIYTCYGGAFGTMPSTAGRFFGVRNVGAIYGLMLVGWSIGGIIGPLLIASLIGDTKSYTKGFTVIGIITIVAMVIPLITRKPHHDGARAAATTR
- a CDS encoding rhodanese-like domain-containing protein, whose amino-acid sequence is MTVEDRVDVAVGVDAMLARARAGLHRLTPHAAYEAVQAGALLVDTRTAPQRARQGELPGALVIDRTVLEWRLDPASPWRIPEAGDPARLVVVLCRQGYSSSLAAASLRQLGLDATDVIGGVEAWLHAGLPTHDGPADVRE
- the selD gene encoding selenide, water dikinase SelD; its protein translation is MTTASALRLTQFAHGGGCACKIPPGELEDMVRDLVGEGSDDLLVGLDAGDDAAAVWIEGDIAVLATADFFTPVVDDAYDWGRIAAANALSDVYAMGGRPVVAVNLLGWPRDTLPVELAREVLRGGLDVGREAGCPVAGGHSIDDPEPKYGMAVTGVADARRLLRNDAARAGQPISLTKPLGVGVLNNRHKATGEVFEHAIASMAALNAAASRAALDAGIEAATDVTGFGLLGHLYKMARASGVTAVVDAAAVPYLEGARESLAAGFVPGGSRRNLDWVRPSLSASVDDDELVLLADAQTSGGLLLAGEVQGAPVIGEFVPRGDAVLVVR